From Streptosporangium album, the proteins below share one genomic window:
- a CDS encoding RecQ family ATP-dependent DNA helicase — MLREEAEGRLRALAGEHARLREDQWAAIKALVMDRRRVLVVQRTGWGKSAVYFIATALLRELGEGPTVIVSPLLALMRNQIAAAERAGINAVTINSANPEEWEQIYGQVAEGMVDVLLVSPERLNNPDFRDQILPELAESAGLIVVDEAHCISDWGHDFRPDYRRLRTMFEDLPEGVPILATTATANARVTHDVAEQMGEETLVLRGALERESLHLGVVRLRGAEQRLAWLAQTLHELPGSGIIYTLTVAAAQEIAAYLREQGHEVAAYSGQTEQAERLAAEQALLDNKIKALVATSALGMGYDKPDLGFVVHVGAPPSPVAYYQQVGRAGRGVERAEVILLPGAEDREIWAYFASLAFPPEQVVRTVLAALEEGGVLSTAALENRVDLSRTRLESMLKVLDVDGAVRRVKGGWEATGEDWAYDADRYARVAAERAAEQRAMLDYLDTAECREMFLRHRLDDETATPCGRCDNCTDTHRSPEVEARAVEQAAESLQRPGVEIEARRQWPTGLADLKGRIKPELGAEPGRVLGRLTDIGWGNRLRGLLAEGSPDGPVPDEVFAAVVTVLSSWQWAQRPVAVVAMPSAGRPQLVRSLAERLAEVGRLTYLGDLGYRAGPPGRQFNSAQRVQAVRGTLAMPSALGAAIAGAGGPVLLVDDRVDTGWSMTLAAAMIRHAGAPAVLPLALAVTS; from the coding sequence ATGCTGCGAGAAGAGGCCGAGGGACGGCTACGGGCGCTGGCCGGTGAGCACGCCCGGCTGCGCGAGGACCAGTGGGCGGCCATCAAGGCGCTGGTCATGGACCGCCGCAGGGTGCTCGTGGTGCAGCGGACCGGCTGGGGCAAGTCGGCGGTCTACTTCATCGCCACCGCGCTCCTGCGCGAGCTGGGCGAGGGGCCGACCGTCATCGTGTCGCCGCTGCTGGCGCTGATGCGCAACCAGATCGCCGCCGCCGAGCGGGCCGGGATCAACGCGGTAACGATCAACTCGGCCAATCCCGAGGAGTGGGAGCAGATCTACGGCCAGGTCGCCGAGGGCATGGTCGACGTGCTGCTGGTCAGCCCGGAGCGGCTCAACAACCCCGACTTCCGCGACCAGATCCTGCCCGAGCTGGCCGAGAGCGCGGGCCTGATCGTGGTGGACGAGGCGCACTGCATCTCCGACTGGGGCCACGACTTCCGTCCCGACTACCGCCGGCTGCGGACCATGTTCGAGGACCTGCCCGAGGGTGTGCCGATCCTGGCCACCACGGCCACGGCCAACGCCCGCGTCACCCATGACGTCGCCGAGCAGATGGGCGAGGAGACGCTCGTCCTGCGCGGCGCGCTGGAGCGTGAGAGTCTCCACCTGGGTGTCGTACGGCTGCGCGGTGCCGAGCAACGCCTGGCCTGGCTCGCCCAGACCCTGCACGAGCTGCCCGGCTCCGGGATCATCTACACACTCACCGTGGCCGCCGCCCAGGAGATCGCCGCCTACCTGCGTGAGCAGGGACACGAGGTGGCGGCCTACTCCGGGCAGACCGAGCAGGCCGAGCGGCTCGCCGCCGAGCAGGCCCTGCTCGACAACAAGATCAAGGCGCTGGTCGCCACCTCGGCGCTCGGCATGGGATACGACAAGCCCGACCTCGGGTTCGTCGTCCACGTCGGTGCGCCGCCGTCGCCGGTCGCCTACTACCAGCAGGTCGGCCGGGCGGGGCGCGGGGTCGAGCGGGCCGAGGTGATCCTGCTGCCCGGCGCCGAGGACCGGGAGATCTGGGCCTATTTCGCCTCGCTGGCCTTTCCGCCCGAGCAGGTCGTGCGGACCGTGCTCGCCGCCCTGGAGGAGGGGGGCGTGCTGTCCACTGCCGCCCTGGAGAACAGAGTGGACCTCAGCCGCACCCGGCTGGAGAGCATGCTCAAGGTGCTCGACGTGGACGGTGCGGTCCGCCGGGTCAAGGGCGGTTGGGAGGCCACCGGCGAGGATTGGGCCTACGACGCCGACCGCTATGCCCGGGTCGCCGCGGAGCGTGCGGCCGAGCAGCGGGCCATGCTCGACTATCTCGACACCGCGGAGTGCCGGGAGATGTTCCTCCGCCACCGCCTGGACGACGAGACCGCCACCCCGTGCGGGCGCTGCGACAACTGCACGGACACGCACCGCTCGCCTGAGGTCGAGGCGAGGGCGGTGGAGCAGGCCGCCGAGAGCCTGCAGCGGCCCGGCGTGGAGATCGAGGCGCGCAGGCAGTGGCCGACCGGGCTGGCCGACCTCAAGGGCCGGATCAAGCCCGAGCTGGGCGCCGAGCCCGGCCGCGTCCTGGGGCGGCTGACCGACATCGGCTGGGGCAACCGGCTGCGCGGGCTCCTCGCCGAAGGCTCCCCGGACGGCCCGGTCCCCGACGAGGTCTTCGCCGCGGTGGTCACGGTGCTGTCGTCCTGGCAGTGGGCCCAGCGCCCGGTCGCCGTGGTCGCGATGCCCTCCGCGGGCCGCCCCCAGTTGGTGCGCAGCCTGGCCGAGCGGCTTGCGGAGGTCGGACGCCTGACCTATCTGGGAGACCTCGGATACCGGGCGGGCCCGCCCGGCCGCCAGTTCAACAGCGCGCAGCGGGTTCAGGCCGTCCGTGGCACGCTCGCCATGCCCTCGGCACTCGGCGCGGCGATCGCCGGGGCGGGCGGTCCGGTCCTGCTGGTCGACGACCGCGTCGACACCGGCTGGAGCATGACGCTCGCCGCCGCCATGATCCGCCATGCCGGGGCCCCCGCCGTACTGCCTCTGGCCCTCGCGGTGACGAGCTGA
- a CDS encoding GNAT family N-acetyltransferase, with product MDVTTWYLEQTSRSDLLPAKPPEIEVDIVRAEVVSPEFSRFLNTAVGGDWHWTERLPWTWQQWADWLDGGVETWVAYHRGTPAGYAELLPDDDAAVEIVYFGLLPWAVGKGVGGHLLEVVAARAWDLAERQPDREPTRRVWLHTCSLDGPAALANYRARGFRVYDSRLNVPGDGYEGPTPGPWPGAGPRHRRMPGAPPARG from the coding sequence ATGGACGTCACAACGTGGTACCTGGAACAGACCTCACGCTCGGACCTGCTCCCCGCGAAACCGCCGGAGATCGAGGTCGACATCGTGCGTGCCGAAGTCGTCTCGCCTGAGTTCAGCCGGTTCCTGAACACGGCCGTGGGCGGTGACTGGCACTGGACCGAGAGGCTGCCGTGGACCTGGCAACAGTGGGCGGACTGGCTCGACGGCGGAGTGGAGACCTGGGTGGCCTACCACCGGGGCACCCCGGCGGGCTACGCCGAACTCCTGCCCGATGACGACGCGGCGGTCGAGATCGTCTACTTCGGCCTGCTGCCCTGGGCGGTCGGCAAGGGCGTCGGCGGCCACCTTCTCGAAGTCGTTGCAGCCCGCGCCTGGGACCTGGCCGAACGGCAGCCGGACCGGGAGCCCACCCGGCGGGTGTGGCTGCACACCTGCTCTCTCGACGGCCCGGCCGCACTGGCCAACTACCGGGCGAGGGGGTTCCGGGTCTACGACAGCAGGCTCAACGTTCCCGGAGACGGATACGAGGGTCCCACGCCCGGCCCGTGGCCGGGAGCCGGCCCTCGTCACCGTCGGATGCCCGGCGCTCCACCGGCCCGCGGATAG
- a CDS encoding DNA gyrase/topoisomerase IV subunit A yields the protein MARRTTTPPTDEDFEERIVDIDVSAEMRASYLEYAYSVIYQRALPDARDGLKPVQRRILYSMSEMGLRPDRGHVKSSRVVGDVMGKLHPHGDTAIYDALVRMAQPFSMRLPLIDGHGNFGSPDDLPAAMRYTEARLAAAAMAVVQSIDEDTVDFKPNYDGQETEPTVMPSAFPNLLVNGAAGIAVGMATNMAPHNLVEVVAAARHLIKKPDATLDDLMRFIPGPDLPTGGTIIGLDGVRDAYAKGRGTFRMRAKCSVEQVSPRRKGIIVTELPFNVGPERVVTKIRELVTAKKLQGISDLKDLSDRHRGLNLVIEIKNGFIPEAVLEELYRLTPMEETFGINNVALVDGQPRTLGLRELLQVYVDHRLDVVRRRSAYRRRRREERLHLIEGLIVALLSIDEVIQVIRSSDDSSQARERLMEVFELSEIQAAYILDTPLRRLTRFDKLELEKEKETLENEIAELTAILSSEDKLRKVVSDELAQISKTFGTPRRTVLLESSGVTRNVSAPLEVADDPCLVLFSSTGLLARTTDASPLAGEGERSAHDVLVSVVNSTVRGEVGVVTDQGRMIRLQVVDLPTLPPSANPPSLSGGHPVSEHVTLNAGETVVGIGSLDPDGPGLALGTAQGVVKRVVPDYPANRDDFEVIGLKDGDTVIGAVELTAEDHDLVFITSDAQLLRYPAANVRPQGRPAGGMAGVRLDGATTAIWFGVVDPAREARVVTIAGSSTALPGTQVGGAKVSDYAEYPPKGRATGGVRVQRFLKGEDVLLLAWAGPAPARAVSTVGKPVPLPEELGRRDGSGVRLTHTVAAVGGALGAEPAPTESAPAE from the coding sequence ATGGCCCGACGGACGACCACACCCCCGACTGACGAGGACTTCGAGGAGCGGATCGTCGACATCGACGTCTCCGCCGAGATGCGCGCCAGCTACCTCGAATACGCATATTCGGTCATTTACCAGCGTGCGCTGCCCGATGCCAGGGACGGCCTCAAGCCGGTCCAGCGCCGCATCCTCTACTCCATGAGCGAGATGGGCCTGCGGCCCGACCGGGGGCACGTCAAGTCGTCACGGGTCGTCGGCGATGTGATGGGCAAGCTGCATCCGCACGGTGACACCGCCATCTACGACGCGCTGGTCCGCATGGCCCAGCCGTTCTCGATGCGGCTGCCACTGATCGACGGGCACGGCAACTTCGGCTCCCCCGACGACCTGCCCGCCGCGATGCGTTACACCGAGGCCCGGCTGGCCGCCGCGGCCATGGCCGTGGTGCAGTCGATCGACGAGGACACCGTCGACTTCAAGCCCAACTACGACGGCCAGGAGACCGAGCCCACGGTCATGCCGTCGGCGTTCCCGAACCTGCTGGTCAACGGCGCCGCCGGTATCGCGGTCGGCATGGCGACCAACATGGCGCCGCACAACCTCGTCGAGGTCGTCGCCGCGGCCCGCCACCTCATCAAGAAGCCGGACGCCACGCTCGACGACCTGATGCGGTTCATCCCGGGCCCCGACCTGCCCACCGGCGGCACCATCATCGGCCTGGACGGCGTGCGCGACGCCTACGCCAAGGGACGCGGGACCTTCCGGATGCGCGCCAAGTGCTCGGTGGAGCAGGTCAGCCCCCGGCGCAAGGGCATCATCGTCACCGAACTGCCGTTCAACGTCGGCCCCGAGCGGGTGGTCACCAAGATCAGAGAACTGGTCACCGCCAAGAAGCTCCAGGGCATCTCCGACCTGAAGGACCTCAGCGACCGGCACAGGGGCCTGAACCTGGTCATCGAGATCAAGAACGGTTTCATCCCCGAGGCCGTGCTGGAGGAGCTCTACCGGCTGACGCCGATGGAGGAGACCTTCGGCATCAACAACGTGGCCCTGGTCGACGGCCAGCCCCGGACGCTGGGCCTGCGCGAGCTGCTCCAGGTCTACGTCGACCACCGCCTCGACGTGGTCCGCCGCCGTTCCGCCTACCGTCGCCGTAGGCGGGAGGAGCGCCTGCACCTCATCGAGGGCCTCATCGTCGCCCTGCTCAGCATCGACGAGGTCATCCAGGTCATCCGCTCCTCGGATGACTCCTCCCAGGCCCGCGAACGGCTGATGGAGGTCTTCGAGCTGTCGGAGATCCAGGCCGCCTACATCCTGGACACCCCGCTGCGCCGCCTGACCCGCTTCGACAAGCTGGAGCTGGAGAAGGAGAAGGAGACCCTGGAGAACGAGATCGCCGAACTGACCGCGATCCTGTCCTCCGAGGACAAGCTCCGCAAGGTCGTCTCCGACGAGCTCGCCCAGATCTCCAAGACCTTCGGCACGCCCCGCCGGACGGTCCTGCTGGAGTCCTCCGGTGTCACCAGGAACGTCTCGGCGCCCCTGGAGGTGGCCGACGACCCATGCCTGGTCCTGTTCTCCTCGACCGGCCTGCTGGCCCGTACGACTGACGCCTCCCCGCTGGCGGGCGAGGGCGAGCGCTCAGCCCACGACGTGCTGGTCTCCGTGGTGAACAGCACGGTCAGGGGTGAGGTGGGCGTGGTGACCGACCAGGGCCGGATGATCCGCCTTCAGGTGGTCGACCTGCCGACGCTCCCCCCTTCGGCCAATCCGCCGTCACTGTCCGGCGGGCACCCCGTCTCCGAACACGTCACCCTGAACGCGGGTGAGACAGTCGTGGGCATCGGCTCACTCGACCCCGACGGCCCCGGTCTGGCTCTGGGCACGGCTCAGGGCGTGGTCAAGCGCGTCGTCCCCGACTATCCCGCGAACCGCGACGACTTCGAGGTCATCGGGCTCAAGGACGGCGACACCGTGATCGGGGCGGTGGAGCTGACCGCCGAGGACCACGATCTGGTCTTCATCACCTCCGATGCCCAGCTGCTGCGCTATCCCGCCGCCAACGTCCGCCCGCAGGGACGCCCGGCGGGCGGTATGGCCGGTGTCCGGCTGGACGGCGCGACCACCGCGATCTGGTTCGGTGTGGTAGATCCGGCACGAGAGGCTCGGGTCGTGACGATCGCGGGTTCCTCCACCGCGCTGCCCGGCACCCAGGTCGGCGGCGCGAAGGTCTCCGACTACGCCGAGTATCCGCCCAAGGGCCGCGCCACCGGCGGTGTCAGGGTTCAGCGCTTCCTCAAGGGCGAGGACGTGCTGCTGCTCGCCTGGGCCGGTCCCGCTCCGGCCCGGGCGGTCTCCACCGTGGGCAAGCCGGTCCCGCTCCCGGAGGAGCTGGGCCGCCGCGACGGCTCCGGCGTCCGTCTCACTCATACGGTGGCGGCGGTGGGCGGTGCCCTCGGCGCGGAGCCGGCCCCCACGGAGTCGGCCCCCGCAGAGTGA
- a CDS encoding VOC family protein, whose protein sequence is MAIARMRSIVLDCPDPNRLADFYSALLGWEVTSVEDDWVVVTNGQPGRLCFQLAKDYRAPDWPHPDRPQQFHIDVTVDDLDVAEAEVLALGAVKHAHQPGENDGFRVFLDPAGHPFCLCVD, encoded by the coding sequence ATGGCAATTGCACGGATGCGGTCGATCGTCCTCGACTGCCCGGACCCCAACCGCCTCGCCGACTTCTACAGCGCGCTCCTCGGCTGGGAGGTCACCTCTGTTGAGGATGACTGGGTGGTAGTCACCAACGGGCAGCCTGGGCGGCTCTGCTTCCAGCTCGCCAAGGACTACCGGGCGCCCGACTGGCCCCACCCCGACCGGCCCCAGCAGTTCCACATCGACGTGACGGTGGACGACCTCGATGTGGCCGAGGCCGAGGTGCTCGCACTGGGCGCGGTCAAACATGCGCACCAGCCGGGCGAGAACGATGGTTTCCGCGTCTTTCTCGACCCGGCAGGGCATCCGTTCTGCCTCTGCGTGGACTGA
- a CDS encoding beta-class carbonic anhydrase, with translation MGSFDDLLAANEDFSATFTDAALTGRAARGLAVVTCMDSRIDPLGVFGLKAGDAKILRNAGARVTDDVLRTLVLAVYLLNVERVLVMPHTDCGMSKATDDDVHELAARHGVDTRSLEFHTVPDQDAALRHDLTRIRTSPFLPPELAVGGAIYDVRTGRLMPVDMQRPTGDRGLTAYRPAR, from the coding sequence GTGGGTTCCTTCGACGACCTGCTGGCCGCAAACGAAGATTTCTCCGCCACGTTCACCGACGCCGCGCTGACCGGTAGGGCAGCACGCGGCCTGGCGGTGGTCACCTGTATGGACTCCCGCATCGATCCGCTGGGGGTGTTCGGTCTGAAGGCCGGCGACGCCAAGATCCTGCGCAACGCCGGAGCCCGGGTGACCGACGACGTGCTACGGACGCTCGTACTGGCGGTCTACCTTCTGAATGTGGAGCGGGTGCTGGTCATGCCGCACACCGACTGCGGCATGTCGAAAGCCACCGACGACGACGTGCACGAGCTCGCCGCCCGGCACGGCGTCGACACCCGGAGCCTGGAGTTTCACACTGTCCCCGATCAGGACGCCGCCCTGCGGCATGACCTGACACGCATCAGGACCAGCCCGTTTCTCCCACCGGAGCTGGCCGTCGGCGGCGCCATCTACGATGTCCGCACCGGCAGGCTCATGCCGGTCGACATGCAGCGCCCCACCGGCGATCGAGGCCTCACGGCATACCGACCGGCCCGATAA
- a CDS encoding DNA gyrase/topoisomerase IV subunit B produces MTAVSVETGYTARHLSVLEGLEAVRKRPGMYIGSTDSRGLMHCLWEIVDNGVDEALAGYCTRIEVELHPDGSIEVRDNGRGIPVDIEPKSGLAGVELVYTKLHAGGKFGGGAYAASGGLHGVGASVVNALSSRLDIEVDLGGRVHEISFRRGVPGVFDGDGPTAKFKKKSGMRDGGELARKVTGTRVRFWVDHQIFLPEAEVSLDEIHVRLRQTAFLVPGLTLAVRDSRGEEATEEEFHFDGGISEFTEFLARDEAVCQVLRLQGVGHFHETVPVLDDLGHMTPTEVQRELTVDVALRWGKGYDSTVRSFVNVIATPKGGTHVNGFERALVRTLNEQLRETRLLKNGDAPVSREDILEGLTGVVTVRVPEPQFEGQTKEVLGTSAASRIVAHVVSKELKELFANPSRVLKPQLRAALEKIVAAAKARIAAREHRDNQRRKTALENSALPAKLVDCRSDDVDRSELFIVEGDSALGTARAARDSEFQALLPIRGKILNVQKASVADMLKNAECAAIIQVVGAGSGRSFDIEAARYGKVILMADADVDGAHIRCLLLTLFHRYMKPMVEAGRVFAAVPPLHRIEVSNPGRGQSKYIYCYSDAELHRVLRDLERRGKRWKDPVQRYKGLGEMDADQLAETTMEPRHRTLRRVRIEDIEEAERIFALLMGSDVAPRREFIVGSAAEIDRDHIDA; encoded by the coding sequence GTGACCGCAGTTAGCGTGGAGACGGGTTATACAGCCCGTCATCTGTCGGTGCTGGAGGGTCTCGAAGCCGTCCGCAAGCGCCCGGGCATGTACATCGGGTCAACCGACAGTCGCGGTCTCATGCACTGTCTCTGGGAGATCGTGGACAACGGGGTCGACGAGGCTCTGGCCGGCTACTGCACGCGCATCGAGGTCGAGCTGCACCCTGACGGGTCGATCGAGGTGCGCGACAACGGCCGCGGCATCCCGGTCGACATCGAGCCCAAGAGCGGCCTGGCCGGGGTCGAGCTCGTCTACACCAAGCTGCACGCGGGCGGCAAGTTCGGCGGCGGCGCCTACGCCGCCTCGGGCGGTCTGCACGGTGTCGGTGCCTCCGTGGTCAACGCCCTGTCCTCCCGCCTTGACATCGAGGTCGACCTCGGCGGCCGGGTCCACGAGATCAGCTTCCGCAGGGGCGTTCCGGGGGTCTTCGACGGCGACGGCCCCACGGCCAAGTTCAAGAAGAAGTCCGGCATGCGCGACGGCGGCGAGCTCGCCCGCAAGGTCACCGGCACCCGCGTCCGCTTCTGGGTGGACCACCAGATCTTCCTGCCCGAGGCCGAGGTCTCCCTCGACGAGATCCACGTCCGCCTCCGCCAGACCGCCTTCCTGGTGCCCGGCCTCACCCTTGCCGTGCGTGACAGCCGGGGCGAGGAGGCCACCGAGGAGGAGTTCCACTTCGACGGCGGGATCTCGGAGTTCACCGAGTTCCTCGCCCGCGACGAGGCCGTCTGCCAGGTGTTGCGGCTGCAGGGTGTCGGCCACTTCCACGAGACCGTGCCGGTCCTCGACGACCTGGGGCACATGACCCCCACCGAGGTCCAGCGCGAGCTCACCGTGGACGTCGCGCTGCGCTGGGGCAAGGGCTACGACAGCACCGTCCGCTCCTTCGTCAATGTGATCGCCACGCCCAAGGGCGGCACCCACGTCAACGGCTTCGAGCGAGCCCTGGTCCGCACGCTCAACGAGCAACTGCGCGAGACCCGCCTGCTGAAGAACGGCGACGCCCCGGTCAGCCGGGAGGACATCCTGGAGGGCCTCACCGGCGTGGTGACCGTCCGGGTCCCCGAGCCGCAGTTCGAGGGACAGACCAAGGAGGTCCTGGGCACCTCGGCCGCGTCCCGGATCGTCGCCCACGTCGTCTCCAAGGAGCTCAAAGAGCTGTTCGCCAATCCGTCGCGCGTGCTCAAGCCGCAGCTACGGGCGGCTCTGGAGAAGATCGTCGCAGCGGCCAAGGCGCGCATCGCCGCCCGCGAGCACCGCGACAACCAGCGGCGCAAGACCGCCCTGGAGAACTCGGCGCTCCCGGCCAAGCTGGTCGACTGCCGCAGCGATGACGTGGACCGCAGCGAGCTGTTCATCGTCGAGGGAGACTCGGCGCTCGGGACCGCCCGTGCGGCCCGTGACTCGGAGTTCCAGGCCCTCCTGCCGATCCGCGGCAAGATCTTGAACGTGCAGAAGGCGTCCGTCGCCGACATGCTCAAGAACGCCGAGTGCGCTGCGATCATCCAGGTCGTCGGCGCAGGTTCGGGCCGCTCGTTCGACATCGAGGCCGCACGCTACGGCAAGGTCATCCTGATGGCCGACGCCGATGTCGACGGCGCGCACATCCGCTGCCTGCTGCTCACCCTGTTCCACCGCTACATGAAACCGATGGTCGAGGCCGGCCGCGTCTTCGCCGCCGTTCCCCCGCTGCACCGGATCGAGGTCTCCAACCCCGGCCGGGGTCAGAGTAAATACATCTACTGTTACTCCGACGCCGAGCTGCACCGGGTCCTGCGCGACCTGGAGCGCCGTGGCAAGCGCTGGAAGGACCCCGTGCAGCGTTACAAGGGCCTGGGGGAGATGGACGCCGACCAGCTGGCCGAGACGACCATGGAGCCTCGTCACAGGACTCTGCGCCGGGTCAGGATCGAAGACATCGAAGAGGCCGAGCGCATCTTCGCTCTCCTGATGGGCAGCGACGTGGCTCCGCGCAGGGAGTTCATCGTCGGCAGCGCGGCCGAGATCGACCGCGACCACATCGACGCCTGA
- a CDS encoding DUF7455 domain-containing protein: protein MTGTLAPAKQLKATDRCDRCGAQAYIRATLPVGGELLFCAHHGRQHVAVLRAKGADIQDESARLSDTSSTAGNDER, encoded by the coding sequence GTGACTGGAACCCTCGCCCCCGCCAAGCAGCTGAAGGCCACGGACCGCTGTGACCGGTGTGGCGCCCAGGCCTACATCCGCGCAACCCTGCCCGTAGGTGGGGAGCTGCTTTTCTGCGCCCACCACGGGCGGCAGCACGTAGCTGTGCTGAGAGCCAAGGGCGCCGACATCCAGGACGAGTCGGCGCGCCTCAGCGACACCTCTTCAACCGCTGGAAACGACGAACGGTAG
- a CDS encoding YaaA family protein: MLILLPPSEGKAKLGNGPLLDLPRMSFPSLNAPREAAVNALVALCDGPRAQAVLGLSPGQLGEIGKNRGLRATPTLTAAELYTGVLYDNLGLASLSPGAAGRAAESLVIFSGLWGLLRIDDRVPPYRLSMGVRLPPLGGLGAYWRRVVTPVLDAQTGLVVDLRSSTYTAAWQPGARAVAVRVIRDGKVVSHMAKATRGAIARSLLEGGCDPQTPEELVKILDGLGHAVGLSQAPAGRRPWTLDVMV, encoded by the coding sequence GTGCTGATTCTGCTGCCACCGTCGGAGGGAAAGGCCAAGCTGGGCAACGGCCCCCTCCTTGACCTGCCCCGGATGAGTTTCCCGTCTCTGAACGCGCCCCGCGAGGCCGCCGTGAACGCGCTCGTCGCGCTCTGCGACGGGCCCCGGGCACAGGCCGTGCTCGGACTGTCGCCGGGGCAGCTCGGCGAGATCGGCAAGAACCGCGGGCTCCGGGCCACGCCCACACTGACAGCCGCCGAACTCTACACCGGGGTGCTCTACGACAACCTCGGCCTGGCCTCGCTGTCCCCGGGAGCGGCCGGACGGGCGGCGGAGAGTCTCGTGATCTTTTCCGGGCTCTGGGGTCTGCTCCGGATCGATGACCGGGTACCGCCCTACCGTCTGTCCATGGGCGTGAGGCTACCGCCCCTGGGCGGACTGGGTGCCTACTGGCGCCGGGTGGTCACTCCGGTACTCGATGCCCAGACCGGTCTGGTGGTGGACCTGCGCTCCAGCACCTACACGGCGGCCTGGCAGCCCGGCGCCCGGGCTGTGGCGGTACGGGTGATCAGGGACGGCAAGGTCGTCAGCCACATGGCGAAGGCCACCCGGGGGGCGATCGCCCGCTCCCTGCTGGAAGGAGGCTGCGACCCGCAGACACCGGAGGAGCTGGTCAAGATCCTGGACGGCCTCGGCCACGCGGTCGGCCTCAGCCAGGCTCCTGCCGGTAGGCGGCCGTGGACCCTCGATGTCATGGTGTGA
- a CDS encoding RNA polymerase sigma factor, which translates to MSPASSTRSKPSELNEPVIQQLMERGRSQGFLESEDVRKAVEEADIPMAQVAGILRSLSKEGITVRLTAEDSAAPKKSRTSNKRRTPATPATIKKTKTAAAAKEQPETVTAVVSGSEPAPAAKKPAAPAKKVAPAAKKPIPGPPKKAGPEAPAPTAASDSKPKTAGGEDDEVIDLEDDVEIEDFEIEVEVETEGEVEVETETETEEEPKAETVEQNEDEVLILSDDDDDAPVAQVAAAGATADPVKDYLKQIGKVPLLNAEQEVELAKRIEAGLFAEEQLGTDGARLPVDVRAELEWIAEDGRRAKNHLLEANLRLVVSLAKRYTGRGMLFLDLIQEGNLGLIRAVEKFDYTKGYKFSTYATWWIRQAITRAMADQARTIRIPVHMVEVINKLARVQRQMLQDLGREPTPEELARELDMTPEKVVEVQKYGREPISLHTPLGEEGDSEFGDLIEDSEAIVPADAVSFTLLQEQLHSVLDTLSEREAGVVSMRFGLTDGQPKTLDEIGKVYGVTRERIRQIESKTMSKLRHPSRSQVLRDYLD; encoded by the coding sequence GTGTCGCCTGCAAGTTCGACTCGCTCGAAGCCATCCGAGCTGAACGAGCCCGTCATTCAGCAGCTGATGGAGCGGGGGCGCTCGCAGGGGTTCCTCGAGTCCGAGGATGTCCGCAAGGCCGTCGAGGAAGCGGACATTCCGATGGCGCAGGTCGCTGGAATCCTGCGCAGCCTCAGCAAAGAGGGCATCACCGTACGACTGACCGCTGAGGACTCCGCGGCTCCCAAGAAGTCTCGGACTTCGAACAAGCGCCGTACCCCCGCCACTCCCGCCACAATCAAGAAGACCAAGACCGCCGCAGCGGCCAAGGAGCAGCCGGAGACCGTCACCGCGGTCGTCAGCGGCTCCGAGCCCGCACCCGCGGCCAAGAAGCCGGCGGCTCCGGCCAAGAAGGTCGCCCCGGCTGCCAAGAAGCCCATCCCCGGCCCGCCGAAGAAGGCGGGGCCAGAGGCGCCCGCACCCACGGCCGCGTCCGACTCCAAGCCCAAGACGGCTGGTGGCGAGGACGACGAGGTCATCGACCTTGAGGACGACGTCGAGATCGAGGACTTCGAAATCGAGGTAGAGGTCGAGACGGAAGGGGAAGTCGAAGTCGAGACCGAGACCGAGACCGAAGAGGAGCCGAAGGCCGAGACCGTCGAGCAGAACGAGGACGAGGTCCTCATTCTCTCCGACGACGACGACGACGCCCCCGTGGCGCAGGTCGCGGCCGCCGGTGCCACGGCCGACCCGGTCAAGGACTACCTGAAGCAGATCGGCAAGGTTCCTCTGCTCAACGCCGAGCAGGAGGTCGAGCTCGCCAAGCGCATCGAGGCGGGTCTGTTCGCCGAGGAGCAGCTCGGCACCGACGGTGCCAGGCTTCCGGTGGACGTCCGGGCCGAGCTCGAGTGGATCGCCGAGGACGGTCGCCGTGCCAAGAACCACCTACTGGAGGCCAACCTCCGCCTGGTGGTCTCGCTGGCCAAGCGCTACACCGGCCGTGGCATGCTCTTCCTGGACCTGATCCAGGAGGGCAACCTGGGCCTGATCCGTGCGGTCGAGAAGTTCGACTACACCAAGGGTTACAAGTTCTCCACCTACGCCACGTGGTGGATCCGGCAGGCGATCACCCGCGCCATGGCCGACCAGGCGCGGACCATCCGCATCCCGGTCCACATGGTCGAAGTGATCAACAAGCTGGCCCGGGTACAGCGGCAGATGCTCCAGGACCTCGGCCGTGAGCCCACTCCGGAGGAGCTGGCCCGCGAGCTGGACATGACCCCGGAGAAGGTCGTCGAGGTCCAGAAGTACGGTCGTGAGCCCATCTCCCTGCACACCCCGCTGGGTGAGGAGGGGGACAGCGAGTTCGGTGACCTCATCGAGGACTCCGAAGCGATCGTCCCTGCTGACGCGGTCAGCTTCACACTCCTGCAGGAGCAGCTCCACTCCGTTCTGGACACGCTGTCCGAGCGTGAGGCGGGTGTGGTCTCGATGCGGTTCGGTCTCACCGACGGTCAGCCGAAGACGCTGGATGAGATCGGCAAGGTCTACGGGGTGACGCGTGAGCGCATCCGGCAGATCGAGTCGAAGACCATGTCCAAGCTGCGTCACCCGTCCCGGTCCCAGGTGCTGCGCGACTATCTGGACTGA